Proteins found in one Mangifera indica cultivar Alphonso chromosome 15, CATAS_Mindica_2.1, whole genome shotgun sequence genomic segment:
- the LOC123198178 gene encoding uncharacterized protein LOC123198178, with protein MGNYVSCTLSSPLTKHSTSVTVVFPGGEVKQILTPTKAAELMLEMPNFFLVNSQSLKVGRRFSPLSADEDLEERNVYVMFPMKRVHSVITAGDMGLLFMAAKRSSSGKGRILPADQCGEEMNNKNDEETAVPKLNLDDVEEFSKPEFLHRLSMSRSKKPLLETIAEER; from the coding sequence ATGGGGAATTACGTTTCTTGCACTCTTTCAAGTCCATTGACCAAGCATTCAACGTCGGTAACCGTGGTGTTTCCAGGAGGAGAAGTCAAACAAATCCTGACGCCGACGAAAGCGGCGGAGCTCATGCTGGAGATGCCCAACTTCTTCCTTGTGAACTCTCAGTCTCTGAAAGTAGGGCGAAGGTTTTCCCCTCTCAGCGCGGATGAAGACCTGGAAGAGAGAAACGTGTACGTTATGTTCCCGATGAAGAGGGTGCACTCAGTGATCACGGCGGGGGACATGGGCCTCTTGTTTATGGCTGCCAAGCGGAGTTCTTCCGGGAAAGGGAGGATTTTGCCGGCGGATCAGTGTGGGGAGGAAATGAATAACAAGAATGATGAAGAGACGGCGGTGCCGAAGCTGAATTTGGATGATGTTGAAGAGTTTTCGAAGCCGGAGTTTTTGCATAGATTGTCCATGTCGAGGTCGAAGAAGCCATTGTTGGAGACAATAGCAGAAGAACGatga